One region of Limnospira fusiformis SAG 85.79 genomic DNA includes:
- a CDS encoding Uma2 family endonuclease codes for MTIAQELEPTQITPDQDIEFPPGDLESQELPLESYLHLQQILLLIKCLDWLWQDRNDYFDAGNLTIYYSPHQKKSSDFRGPDFFVVLDTERRSRKSWVVWEEGGKYPNIIVELLSSSTAKTDRTEKKKIYQDIFRTPEYFWFDPESLEFQGFALIQGTYQPITPNDMGHLWSEQLQLFLGIENRQLRFFSPDGVLVPTPEESATEAQQQLGSVQNKLVTTQNQLGSVENELVTTQNQLGSVENELVITQNQLGSVQNELVTTQNQLEIERQQKDQLAAKLRELGIDPEQL; via the coding sequence ATGACTATAGCTCAGGAATTAGAACCCACTCAAATCACTCCAGACCAAGATATTGAGTTTCCCCCCGGAGATTTAGAAAGTCAGGAGTTGCCATTGGAAAGTTATTTACACCTACAACAAATCTTGTTACTGATTAAATGCCTAGACTGGTTATGGCAAGACCGAAATGATTATTTTGATGCGGGAAACCTGACAATTTACTATAGTCCTCATCAGAAAAAATCATCAGATTTTCGCGGACCAGATTTCTTTGTGGTGTTAGACACGGAAAGGCGATCGCGGAAAAGTTGGGTAGTGTGGGAAGAAGGGGGAAAATATCCTAATATCATTGTCGAGTTATTATCAAGTTCCACAGCTAAGACTGACCGCACGGAGAAAAAGAAAATCTATCAAGATATTTTCCGCACTCCCGAATATTTCTGGTTTGACCCAGAGAGTTTAGAGTTTCAAGGATTTGCGTTAATTCAGGGAACCTATCAACCGATAACTCCCAATGATATGGGACATTTATGGAGTGAACAACTGCAACTATTCTTAGGGATAGAAAATCGTCAACTCCGCTTTTTTAGTCCTGATGGTGTTTTAGTACCAACTCCGGAAGAATCAGCCACTGAAGCTCAACAACAGTTAGGTAGCGTCCAAAATAAGTTAGTAACTACTCAAAATCAATTAGGAAGTGTTGAAAATGAGTTAGTCACTACTCAAAATCAATTAGGAAGTGTTGAAAATGAGTTAGTAATCACTCAAAATCAATTAGGTAGCGTCCAAAATGAGTTAGTAACCACTCAAAATCAATTAGAAATCGAACGACAACAGAAAGACCAACTAGCGGCTAAACTGCGAGAGTTGGGAATTGACCCCGAACAGTTGTAG
- a CDS encoding Uma2 family endonuclease: MTVTEQLASLETSPEWEDIEFPPGDLESQELPLETYLHLQQILLLIKCLDWLWQDRNDYFDAGNLTIYYSPHQKKSSDFRGPDFFVVLDTERRSRKSWVVWEEGGKYPNIIVELLSSSTAKTDRTEKKKIYQDIFRTPEYFWFDPESLEFQGFALIQGTYQPITPNDMGHLWSEQLQLFLGIENRQLRFFSPDGVLVPTPEESATEAQQQLGSVQNELVTTQNQLGSVQNELVTTQNQLGSVQNELVTTQNQLEIERQQKDQLAAKLRELGIDPEQL; this comes from the coding sequence ATGACAGTTACGGAACAGTTAGCATCACTGGAAACCTCACCAGAATGGGAAGATATCGAGTTTCCTCCCGGAGATTTAGAAAGTCAGGAGTTGCCATTGGAAACCTATTTACACCTACAACAAATCTTGTTACTGATTAAATGCCTAGACTGGTTATGGCAAGACCGCAATGATTATTTTGATGCGGGAAACCTGACGATTTACTATAGTCCTCATCAGAAAAAATCATCAGATTTTCGCGGACCAGATTTCTTTGTGGTGTTAGATACGGAAAGGCGATCGCGCAAAAGTTGGGTAGTGTGGGAAGAAGGAGGAAAATATCCTAATATCATTGTCGAGTTATTATCAAGTTCCACAGCTAAGACTGACCGCACGGAGAAAAAGAAAATCTATCAAGATATTTTCCGCACTCCGGAATATTTCTGGTTTGACCCGGAGAGTTTGGAGTTTCAGGGATTTGCGTTAATTCAGGGAACCTATCAACCGATAACCCCTAATGATATGGGACATTTATGGAGTGAACAACTGCAACTATTCTTAGGGATAGAAAATCGTCAACTTCGCTTTTTTAGTCCTGATGGTGTTTTAGTACCCACTCCCGAAGAATCAGCTACGGAAGCTCAACAACAGTTAGGTAGCGTCCAAAATGAGTTAGTAACCACTCAAAATCAATTAGGTAGCGTCCAAAATGAGTTAGTAACCACTCAAAATCAATTAGGTAGCGTCCAAAATGAGTTAGTAACCACTCAAAATCAATTAGAAATCGAACGACAACAGAAAGACCAACTAGCGGCTAAACTGCGAGAGTTGGGAATTGACCCCGAACAGTTGTAG
- a CDS encoding Uma2 family endonuclease, protein MTVTEQLASLETSPEWEDIEFPPGDLESQELPLESYLHLQQILLLIKCLDWLWRDRNDYFDAGNLTIYYSPHQKKSSDFRGPDFFVVLDTERRSRKSWVVWEEGGKYPNIIVELLSSSTAKTDRTEKKKIYQEIFRTPEYFWFDPESLEFQGFALIQGTYQPITPNDMGHLWSEQLQLFLGIENRQLRFFSPDSVLVPTPEESATEAQRQLGSVQNELITTQNQLEIERHQKDQLAVKLRELGIDPEQL, encoded by the coding sequence ATGACAGTTACGGAACAGTTAGCATCACTGGAAACCTCACCAGAATGGGAAGATATCGAGTTTCCACCCGGAGATTTAGAAAGTCAGGAGTTGCCATTGGAAAGTTATTTACACTTACAACAAATCTTGTTACTGATTAAATGCTTAGACTGGTTATGGCGAGACCGAAATGATTATTTTGATGCGGGAAACTTGACAATTTACTATAGTCCTCATCAGAAAAAATCATCAGATTTTCGCGGACCAGATTTCTTTGTGGTGTTAGATACGGAAAGGCGATCGCGCAAAAGTTGGGTAGTGTGGGAAGAAGGGGGAAAATATCCTAATATTATTGTCGAGTTATTATCAAGTTCCACAGCTAAGACTGACCGCACGGAGAAAAAGAAAATCTATCAAGAGATTTTTCGCACTCCGGAATATTTCTGGTTTGACCCGGAGAGTTTAGAGTTTCAAGGATTTGCGTTAATTCAGGGAACCTATCAACCAATAACTCCCAATGATATGGGACATTTATGGAGTGAACAACTGCAACTATTCTTGGGGATAGAAAATCGTCAACTCCGCTTTTTTAGTCCTGATAGTGTTTTAGTACCAACCCCCGAAGAATCAGCCACTGAAGCTCAACGACAGTTAGGAAGTGTTCAAAATGAGTTAATCACTACTCAAAATCAATTGGAAATCGAACGACACCAGAAAGACCAACTAGCGGTCAAACTGCGAGAGTTGGGAATTGACCCCGAACAGTTGTAG
- a CDS encoding Uma2 family endonuclease, translating into MTVTEQLASLETSPEWEDIEFPPGDLESQELPLESYLHLQQILLLIKCLDWLWRDRNDYFDAGNLTIYYSPHQKKSSDFRGPDFFVVLDTERRSRKSWVVWEEGGKYPNIIVELLSSSTAKTDRTEKKKIYQDIFRTPEYFWFDPESLEFQGFALIQGTYQPITPNDMGHLWSEQLQLFLGIENRQLRFFSPDGVLVPTPEESATEAQQQLGSVQNELVTTQNQLGSVENELVTTQNQLGSVENELVTTQNQLGSVQNELAIERQQKDQLAAKLRELGIDPEQL; encoded by the coding sequence ATGACAGTTACGGAACAGTTAGCATCACTGGAAACCTCACCAGAATGGGAAGATATCGAGTTTCCACCCGGAGATTTAGAAAGTCAGGAGTTGCCATTGGAAAGTTATTTACACTTACAACAAATCTTGTTACTGATTAAATGCTTAGACTGGTTATGGCGAGACCGAAATGATTATTTTGATGCGGGAAACTTGACAATTTATTATAGTCCTCATCAGAAAAAATCATCAGATTTTCGTGGACCAGATTTCTTTGTGGTGTTAGACACGGAAAGGCGATCGCGCAAAAGTTGGGTGGTGTGGGAAGAAGGGGGAAAATATCCTAATATCATTGTGGAATTATTATCAAGTTCCACAGCTAAGACTGACCGCACGGAGAAAAAGAAAATCTATCAAGATATTTTCCGTACTCCCGAATATTTCTGGTTTGACCCGGAGAGTTTAGAGTTTCAAGGATTTGCGTTAATTCAGGGAACCTATCAACCGATAACCCCTAATGATATGGGACATTTATGGAGTGAACAACTGCAACTATTCTTAGGGATAGAAAATCGTCAACTCCGCTTTTTTAGTCCTGATGGTGTTTTAGTACCCACTCCCGAAGAATCAGCTACGGAAGCTCAACAACAGTTAGGTAGCGTCCAAAATGAGTTAGTAACCACTCAAAATCAATTAGGAAGTGTTGAAAATGAGTTAGTAACTACTCAAAATCAATTAGGAAGTGTTGAAAATGAGTTAGTAACCACTCAAAATCAATTAGGTAGCGTCCAAAATGAGTTGGCAATCGAACGACAACAGAAAGACCAACTAGCTGCTAAACTGCGAGAGTTGGGAATTGACCCCGAACAATTGTAG
- a CDS encoding Uma2 family endonuclease — MTVTEQLASLETSPEWEDIEFPPGDLESQELPLESYLHLQQILLLIKCLDWLWRDRNDYFDAGNLTIYYSPHQKKSSDFRGPDFFVVLDTERRSRKSWVVWEEGGKYPNIIVELLSSSTAKTDRTEKKKIYQDIFRTPEYFWFDPESLEFQGFALIQGTYQPITPNDMGHLWSEQLQLFLGIENRQLRFFSPDGVLVPTPEESATEAQQQLGSVQNELVTTQNQLGSVENELVTTQNQLEIERQQKDQLAAKLRELGIDPEQL, encoded by the coding sequence ATGACAGTTACGGAACAGTTAGCATCACTGGAAACCTCACCAGAATGGGAAGATATCGAGTTTCCACCCGGAGATTTAGAAAGTCAGGAGTTGCCATTGGAAAGTTATTTACACTTACAACAAATCTTGTTACTGATTAAATGCTTAGACTGGTTATGGCGAGACCGAAATGATTATTTTGATGCGGGAAACTTGACAATTTATTATAGTCCTCATCAGAAAAAATCATCAGATTTTCGTGGACCAGATTTCTTTGTGGTGTTAGACACGGAAAGGCGATCGCGCAAAAGTTGGGTAGTGTGGGAAGAAGGGGGAAAATATCCTAATATCATTGTCGAGTTATTATCAAGTTCCACAGCTAAGACTGACCGCACGGAGAAAAAGAAAATCTATCAAGATATTTTCCGTACTCCCGAATATTTCTGGTTTGACCCGGAGAGTTTAGAGTTTCAAGGATTTGCGTTAATTCAGGGAACCTATCAACCGATAACCCCTAATGATATGGGACATTTATGGAGTGAACAACTGCAACTATTCTTAGGGATAGAAAATCGTCAACTCCGCTTTTTTAGTCCTGATGGTGTTTTAGTACCCACTCCCGAAGAATCAGCTACGGAAGCTCAACAACAGTTAGGTAGCGTCCAAAATGAGTTAGTAACCACTCAAAATCAATTAGGAAGTGTTGAAAATGAGTTAGTAACCACTCAAAATCAATTAGAAATCGAACGACAACAGAAAGACCAACTAGCGGCTAAACTGCGAGAGTTGGGAATTGACCCCGAACAGTTGTAG
- a CDS encoding Uma2 family endonuclease, with the protein MTVTEQLASLETSPEWEDIEFPPGDLESQELPLESYLHLQQILLLIKCLDWLWQDRNDYFDAGNLTIYYSPHQKKSSDFRGPDFFVVLDTERRSRKSWVVWEEGGKYPNIIVELLSSSTAKTDRTEKKKIYQEIFRTPEYFWFDPESLEFQGFALIQGTYQPITPNDMGHLWSEQLQLFLGIENRQLRFFSPDGVLVPTPEESATEAQRQLGIAQNELAIERQQKDQLAAKLRELGIDPEQL; encoded by the coding sequence ATGACAGTTACGGAACAGTTAGCATCACTGGAAACCTCACCAGAATGGGAAGATATCGAGTTTCCTCCCGGAGATTTAGAAAGTCAGGAGTTGCCATTGGAAAGTTATTTACACCTACAACAAATCTTGTTACTGATTAAATGCCTAGACTGGTTATGGCAAGACCGAAATGATTATTTTGATGCGGGAAACCTGACTATTTATTATAGTCCTCATCAGAAAAAATCATCGGATTTTCGTGGACCAGATTTCTTTGTGGTGTTAGATACGGAAAGGCGATCGCGGAAAAGTTGGGTAGTGTGGGAAGAAGGGGGAAAATATCCTAATATCATTGTCGAGTTATTATCAAGTTCCACAGCTAAGACTGACCGCACGGAGAAAAAGAAAATCTATCAAGAGATTTTTCGCACTCCGGAATATTTCTGGTTTGACCCGGAGAGTTTAGAGTTTCAAGGATTTGCGTTAATTCAGGGAACCTATCAACCAATAACTCCCAATGATATGGGACATTTATGGAGTGAACAACTGCAACTATTCTTAGGGATAGAAAATCGTCAACTCCGCTTTTTTAGTCCTGATGGTGTTTTAGTACCCACTCCCGAAGAATCAGCTACGGAAGCTCAACGACAGTTAGGCATAGCCCAAAATGAGTTAGCCATTGAACGACAACAGAAAGACCAACTAGCTGCTAAACTGCGAGAGTTGGGAATTGACCCCGAACAGTTGTAG
- a CDS encoding Uma2 family endonuclease: MTVTEQLASLETSAEWEDIEFPPGDLESQELPLESYLHLQQILLLIKCLDWLWQDRNDYFDAGNLTIYYSPHQKKSSDFRGPDFFVVLDTERRSRKSWVVWEEGGKYPNIIVELLSSSTANTDRTEKKKIYQDIFRTPEYFWFDPESLEFQGFALIQGTYQPITPNDMGHLWSEQLQLFLGIENRQLRFFSPDGVLVPTPEESATEAQQQLGSVQNELVTTQNQLGSIQNQLVTTQNQLGSIQNQLAIERQQKDQLAAKLRELGIDPEQL, from the coding sequence ATGACAGTTACGGAACAGTTAGCATCACTGGAAACCTCAGCCGAATGGGAAGATATCGAGTTTCCACCCGGAGATTTAGAAAGTCAGGAGTTGCCATTGGAAAGTTATTTACACCTACAACAAATCTTGTTACTGATTAAATGCCTAGACTGGTTATGGCAAGACCGAAATGATTATTTTGATGCGGGAAACCTGACTATTTATTATAGTCCTCATCAGAAAAAATCATCGGATTTTCGTGGACCAGATTTCTTTGTGGTGTTAGATACGGAAAGGCGATCGCGCAAAAGTTGGGTGGTGTGGGAAGAAGGGGGAAAATATCCTAATATCATTGTGGAATTATTATCAAGTTCCACAGCTAACACTGACCGGACTGAGAAAAAGAAAATCTATCAGGATATTTTTCGCACTCCGGAATATTTCTGGTTTGACCCGGAGAGTTTAGAGTTTCAAGGATTTGCGTTAATTCAGGGAACCTATCAACCAATAACTCCCAATGATATGGGACATTTATGGAGTGAACAACTGCAACTATTCTTGGGGATAGAAAATCGTCAACTCCGCTTTTTTAGTCCTGATGGTGTTTTAGTACCCACTCCCGAAGAATCAGCTACGGAAGCTCAACAACAGTTAGGTAGCGTCCAAAATGAGTTAGTAACCACTCAAAATCAATTAGGTAGCATCCAAAATCAGTTAGTAACCACTCAAAATCAATTAGGTAGCATCCAAAATCAGTTAGCCATTGAACGACAACAGAAAGACCAACTAGCTGCTAAACTGCGAGAGTTGGGAATTGACCCCGAACAGTTGTAG
- a CDS encoding Uma2 family endonuclease, translating into MTVTEQLASLETSPEWEDIEFPPGDLESQELPLESYLHLQQILLLIKCLDWLWQDRNDYFDAGNLTIYYSPHQQKSSDFRGPDFFVVLDTERRSRKSWVVWEEGGKYPNIIVELLSSSTAKTDRTEKKKIYQEIFRTPEYFWFDPESLEFQGFALIQGTYQPITPNDMGHLWSEQLQLFLGIENRQLRFFSPDGVLVPTPEESATEAQQQLGSVQNELVTTQNQLGSVQNQLAIERQQKDQLAAKLRELGIDPEQL; encoded by the coding sequence ATGACAGTTACGGAACAGTTAGCATCACTGGAAACCTCACCAGAATGGGAAGATATCGAGTTTCCTCCCGGAGATTTAGAAAGTCAGGAGTTGCCATTGGAAAGTTATTTACACCTACAACAAATCTTGTTACTGATTAAATGCCTAGACTGGTTATGGCAAGACCGAAATGATTATTTTGATGCGGGAAACCTGACTATTTATTATAGTCCTCATCAGCAAAAATCATCAGATTTTCGTGGACCAGATTTCTTTGTGGTGTTAGATACGGAAAGGCGATCGCGCAAAAGTTGGGTGGTGTGGGAAGAAGGGGGAAAATATCCTAATATCATTGTCGAGTTATTATCAAGTTCCACAGCTAAGACTGACCGCACGGAGAAAAAGAAAATCTATCAAGAGATTTTTCGCACTCCGGAATATTTCTGGTTTGACCCGGAGAGTTTAGAGTTTCAAGGATTTGCGTTAATTCAGGGAACCTATCAACCAATAACTCCCAATGATATGGGACATTTATGGAGTGAACAACTGCAACTATTCTTAGGGATAGAAAATCGTCAACTCCGCTTTTTTAGTCCTGATGGTGTTTTAGTACCAACTCCGGAAGAATCAGCTACGGAAGCTCAACAGCAGTTAGGAAGTGTTCAAAATGAGTTAGTAACCACTCAAAATCAATTGGGTAGCGTCCAAAATCAGTTAGCC